Proteins from a genomic interval of Thermoanaerobaculia bacterium:
- a CDS encoding ABC transporter permease, translating into MKEIVYQPDAGRDRHRRLFAQMRRDLAASAGMARQMLTRQLHAEYRQTLLGGFLAFLPALGMVFWAVLADRAKILDAGDTGIPYAAFVLLGLVAWQTFVESITVQIDTLASERAILAKLDLPPESLIGAAVARVLVNVAPKILVVAVVFLFLRQGVPWTVVLAPLPLVVLALLGTAIGLFLAPLHALYHDVGKGLQAVTTFWFFMTPVFYAVPKEGLFRTLVAWNPVTPLLGLARDLAALGTSTSWTAALWMTLVAAVALPLAWFFYRLALPVVLEKTQ; encoded by the coding sequence GTGAAAGAGATCGTCTACCAGCCCGACGCCGGCCGAGACCGCCATCGCCGCCTGTTCGCCCAGATGCGGCGCGACCTCGCCGCCTCGGCGGGGATGGCGCGCCAGATGCTCACGCGCCAGCTGCACGCCGAGTACCGGCAGACCCTACTCGGCGGCTTCCTCGCCTTCCTGCCGGCGCTCGGCATGGTCTTCTGGGCGGTGCTCGCCGACCGCGCCAAGATCCTCGACGCCGGCGACACCGGCATCCCCTACGCCGCCTTCGTGCTCCTCGGGCTGGTCGCCTGGCAGACCTTCGTCGAGTCGATCACGGTGCAGATCGACACCCTGGCCTCGGAGCGCGCGATCCTTGCCAAGCTCGACCTGCCGCCGGAGAGCCTGATCGGCGCGGCGGTGGCGCGCGTGCTGGTCAACGTCGCGCCGAAGATCCTGGTGGTCGCGGTGGTCTTCCTCTTCCTTCGCCAGGGCGTGCCGTGGACGGTCGTCCTGGCGCCGCTGCCGCTCGTCGTCCTGGCGCTCCTCGGCACGGCCATCGGCCTCTTCCTCGCGCCGCTCCACGCTCTCTACCACGACGTCGGCAAGGGCCTCCAGGCGGTGACCACCTTCTGGTTCTTCATGACCCCGGTGTTCTATGCCGTGCCGAAGGAAGGGCTCTTCCGCACCCTCGTCGCGTGGAACCCAGTCACCCCGCTCCTCGGCCTCGCGAGAGACCTCGCAGCACTGGGCACTTCGACGAGTTGGACCGCCGCCCTCTGGATGACGCTGGTCGCGGCCGTCGCCCTACCGCTCGCGTGGTTCTTCTACCGCCTGGCGCTGCCGGTGGTGCTCGAGAAGACGCAGTAG
- a CDS encoding sigma-70 family RNA polymerase sigma factor: MRSSKNRTHSSGAEATAAHTRDLLPALLAVLKRWAHCRLPPFARRRMDTGDLVQESLYRALRTIGELGAIDGPALRRYLMVCVDNLVRDEIRRSTTGEVINGEIEIAGVDSPLDDAIDAQERRKYLAAIARLSEDDQILLVGRLDKHLSYEDLARATGRPTSTAARAAAKRAALRLAQAYSS; the protein is encoded by the coding sequence TTGCGAAGCAGCAAGAATAGGACTCACAGTTCCGGAGCGGAAGCGACTGCCGCCCACACTCGAGATCTTCTGCCTGCGCTCCTTGCGGTATTGAAACGGTGGGCGCACTGCCGGCTGCCGCCGTTCGCGCGTCGTCGAATGGATACAGGAGACTTGGTTCAGGAATCGCTCTATCGCGCGCTGCGCACTATCGGCGAACTTGGCGCTATTGACGGGCCTGCGCTGAGGCGATATCTCATGGTTTGCGTCGACAATTTGGTTCGCGATGAGATTCGGCGCTCGACTACCGGCGAAGTCATCAACGGGGAAATCGAAATAGCAGGGGTCGACTCGCCCCTCGATGACGCCATAGATGCGCAAGAGCGACGCAAGTATCTCGCCGCTATCGCAAGACTTTCAGAAGACGATCAAATACTTCTTGTCGGTCGCCTCGACAAGCACCTCTCGTACGAAGATCTTGCGCGTGCGACGGGTCGACCGACTTCTACCGCAGCGCGGGCTGCCGCGAAGCGAGCCGCACTCCGTCTCGCCCAGGCCTATTCCTCTTGA
- a CDS encoding aldehyde dehydrogenase family protein → MPAKGFFPPTYFTGVAQSHRIAREEIFGPVLAVMTFRTADEAIEKANNLAYGLSAGVWTDKGAKIFAMTKRLKAGVVWANTFNKFDPTSPFGGYKESGFGREGGIHGLEAYVDLG, encoded by the coding sequence CTGCCGGCCAAGGGCTTCTTCCCGCCGACCTACTTCACCGGGGTTGCCCAGTCGCACCGCATCGCGCGCGAGGAGATCTTCGGTCCGGTGCTGGCGGTGATGACCTTCCGCACCGCCGACGAGGCGATCGAGAAGGCCAACAACCTCGCCTACGGCCTCTCGGCCGGCGTCTGGACCGACAAGGGCGCCAAGATCTTCGCCATGACCAAGCGCCTGAAGGCCGGCGTCGTCTGGGCGAACACCTTCAACAAGTTCGACCCCACCAGCCCCTTCGGCGGCTACAAAGAGTCCGGCTTCGGCCGTGAAGGCGGCATCCACGGCCTCGAGGCGTACGTCGACCTCGGGTGA